From the Bacteroidota bacterium genome, the window TTATCAATTCCTTTTTCTATTCCTCTATATTCTAATTTTTGGGCAGTTGAAACAAATTGTTGTTCTGCTTGTGTTGAAATAGTTTCCATAAGTTCTCTATATTTATCAGAAGTGATTTCTGTTGAGTTTAGCATATAAACAGATATACTATCAAAAAAATCTTTTCCCTCTTTGGTTCGTAATAATTCATTTATTTGCTCAGATAAATGCCCAATCTGTTCAAGCATTTTCTGTTCATTAAAGATATTCTTCATTATTAGAAGACCTACCTGTAATTCAATATTATCAAAATGTTCTCTTAATTCTTTGTCTGAATATGTTGATGT encodes:
- a CDS encoding Rpn family recombination-promoting nuclease/putative transposase, translated to ELTAVIPIIFYHGKKKWDNKGFEEYFGNIDNELQNFIPKFDYELIDTSTYSDKELREHFDNIELQVGLLIMKNIFNEQKMLEQIGHLSEQINELLRTKEGKDFFDSISVYMLNSTEITSDKYRELMETISTQAEQQFVSTAQKLEYRGIEKGIDKERKRIALKLISNGHSNKLIIETTELNENDIENLRELYRLNKE